In one Fundulus heteroclitus isolate FHET01 chromosome 3, MU-UCD_Fhet_4.1, whole genome shotgun sequence genomic region, the following are encoded:
- the kmt2bb gene encoding histone-lysine N-methyltransferase 2B isoform X1, protein MTKADCGKVPPLQIKKVSSPGKHKSSKPSFLIQQVSPTSEKKEEHLKDPPEVQEDKPSLEDTELSPTRRLRRRAPSLESPRKKPVGQKPATADRRRLRKTPAEEEMPQEKAEVSPEASTEEPAPPVPPTNSCPDLAEDPPQATSLNSSDVPEKEIPNAADDPSQTPAEVCPPTSEPTPEPTPEPQTEEANPLPVPSKPRKPRNHKQSKKKKSAQKQKADVLPDTTVDVAPDEAPVAPPEAVDFINTEVLTPVQVQDVQPLVEEVCRLEEKERAEPEPEPKQHPVLVEEVEESPTPPTVKEEPDMQSIDSQQLGGSQETADPPTMDGQQPPESQAAESQTHEPPSSKKSSKKLKKKRKNLIGQHQKHRHRGRDGKFAPLKSPEGQRAFEADADGPPLLAAPPPPRSAALVGVQKKYKKKHAGLPFAGAKKSKSQSKLISKLIDMGMEKGGLKQEEADTPVDSEPPDVAQAQPCKSKFVKNIKHFIMPVVSARSSRVIKTPQRFMDDAGMSVLPRRHSPKKGLQLGLNIRPGKRRDDGPERPLSPIFPSDEEDILSEAQLDVDLFSAQDLEDSIDLADSLFFDCKSEKSEKKKPPLKNSGFKWNLPEDSCEELFALDETPERKCEDLFSAAPADKLPEPPADLAEVLKKKSPPKLNKQAAHLKIYQRLKKPALGLPKSKVSQELEPASKPALPPVDLAEGLDDEVMSISLRQRDTSVEKEKEKSKIKIEDLDSPGVVRKVSVCVRAPNSNSLVLKECEEEVSVAVKDTALRDSGVFAGERSLVQKSGPGEAVAHGHVEKAAPQRARLTSANKKMLNLLRKAKVQLIKIDQQKQLKSSGLLSGPAGSRSQDIASKRHRRKQRAQVPRPQVPVKTEPLQGQPQLISPLCQEFRRAGGPRIKHVCRAASVVLGQPRAMVPDDIPRLSALPLHERSGISPSAVAKDVGSPSESDSQSLSDPKATKSKKPSSFAKKKGLGPFGYRSRRCGICKGCNHEEDCGRCINCLDKPKFGGPNTKRQCCVYKRCDQIEERKARRLSGRAAPKSSSKRRRSSLSGGYSSNEEGNEVGGDSPSGPNTDGHSPSVRKQPKRVVKPRVYFDLVDYDSDLDDKAFSSSASPARRRGTGPRFNQDFVSLDGFFEDFSDDEVRHRKSSSHRVPQGRRKAEKALSSQVPMEQTPPSVLAALAHGFEQREVESSKPTHKIRVDFKEDCTLDNVWNMGGLSILTSAPVMPPYVCFLCASKGQHEMLYCQVCCEPFHQFCLEPADRPSEENKENWCCRRCKFCHVCGGKNKMSKPLLECERCQNCYHASCLGPNYPKQNKKRKAWVCTTCIRCKSCGVTPGKTWDTDWNHDKGLCPDCSSLFDQGNYCPICFKCYEDNDYDSQMMQCGSCNHWVHAKCEDLTDELYEILSSLPESVVYSCRPCSVTQPSAWRELLYIELRAGVEKVLACLLSSTLTQHLVTCSQCERSIDPDGGAENQPACDLRAVGKKFDKGLYTTLKMFHEDVVQVIRKRLEQEDHLPEEQRPTALARSYYLKLLEEVFNWFNSQDPELWNLSTKDLPPGMLSTAVHPPTTEHVYAQWQERMSSRPPLGLLQDDNEPQSLDIKEEEAASPMSGDSMGRNHFKNSRMAKLKGKRGRLSKADLDTGWSKEDERQCSLCQKYGDLKPNEAGRLLYLGQNEWAHVNCCLWSAEVFEEDNGSLLHVHSAVTRGRLMRCERCNQTGATVGCCLTSCQSNYHFMCARSRQCVFQDDKKVYCHKHRHLISGRMITGQEFEVNRRVYVDFEGISLRRKFLTGLEPELINVMIGSLQIDKLGMLSELSASKGKLFPVGFQCSRWYWSTLNPLRRCRYTCKVREVRPVVPEKPVEEMPDQGDNHTIAHSPRRLPESAAQEAEETDAHPPADESFHPGLPTKSDHSTKPKIPSHPLHRRPAGGLSRPLPCPGVVQTKPHHILTISDLEETRRARRHSPHSQTPGLRSRMSPPPVAPLTGPITLRAGKSPHPTSPLFPLGVSDALMNPSRSVGGRNASSVRAASFFPQSHWQDGTASMQQLPRNRLSFDISGPDSVEVPHNFLASPEPEDVSPANGASPHGDVGKHDDQFPYGSFHRDSGLSLGEEMRTELEIEETLLNEGVAMNCGGQIVVEGDDAAQFWGRTKEVHKRKALVANLPRCAASAKEDLGSTSSDDDMEHYLNFSRTVVSCPLPKDRSKSPSSSSGRPLAQLDGIDDGTESDASVAATDDAQKVDGPGKNQIQRKDLHIKRPEMTNSTRFAGLSFETEPSAARDITTEGPARRPPISCDATSTPLIDQESVLPSPIVESLPSLLTKVPETSYSEELLSGSSLGFASDAPLVLERCFTELLPVLQGTENQEADTCTGVTTESDGPSFTPSADGPAVLMNHIASNLMDPADNNQSSMLGLLQPSPFSSADVQNPPQCLVDALEVYSCLPGFSHPPLTSITLQPVPTAQESHGFPCVEPPSAKLTSLTPVEDVSQTQLNERQNDPALPAALGTASPAETCAALFSAQTQPFGSVTTVASSASLSTLPGLLAQCSAAAPSALQPTSAPVVLNGYSSASVQKEATSSHTISINFSTPRPAIEPHQHVLPQALPGHAILTVKEVGGPNVDPTPHVLLVNRLGQIFVKNPESNTFQLPTPNSPSYNCVTQIASLLQSNTLSATLAAAGNMTAPPPAGNAAPAPASVTPAAQSPATVTQLLAHNSNGAVASANSKKSRKNPKTSKDETVAELKKPKKKKESSSSRKSKSSKAAGQPALSAENLPMTPAESAQAIINQAMASNYTPKWSGLRTMSPSSLVLPPGLLIEPESPVSPRSPSPPAVPPPPPPPPAPRPRSHVRMKRVSSLSDRIVTKKCKVDFLPPEGISEEEEPRKPAFPTASSRASGVRIKTPTVKGVLNLDELKDERLSDSDDSGSDPWSFLSPGEPGKQQPKEAVGHVNLTDWKKYTGSASTSDDEATPSDDNEGCPANKDQPHLRFEITSDDGFSVEADSVEVAWKAVVDGVQEARAITRLRPLTFQKVTGARMLGLIHDAVVFLLEQLEGAHRCQRHTFRFFKQFSQEDDLPVNPTGCARSELYVRKSTFDIFNFLASQHRQLPDIGPYDDEEDEVLLKSTRRATSLELPMAMRFRHLERTSKEAVGVYRSAIHGRGLFCKRNIEAGEMVIEYAGIVIRSVLTDKREKYYDGKGIGCYMFRIDDFDVVDATMHGNAARFINHSCEPNCYSRVINVEGRKHIVIFALRKIYRGEELTYDYKFPIEDASNKLNCNCGARRCRRFLN, encoded by the exons ATGACTAAAGCAGACTGTGGGAAGGTGCCACCTCTTCAGATCAAAAAGGTCTCCTCTCCCGGCAAACACAAAAGCTCAAAGCCGTCTTTTCTGATTCAGCAGGTCAGCCCCACGtctgaaaagaaagaggaacacCTGAAAGATCCGCCCGAGGTTCAAGAGGACAAGCCATCTCTAGAGGATACCGAGCTCAGTCCCACCAGGAGGCTAAGAAGAAGAGCGCCGAGCCTCGAGTCGCCACGGAAGAAACCCGTCGGCCAGAAACCGGCGACCGCCGACAGACGGAGGTTAAGGAAAACTCCCGCAGAAGAAGAAATGCCGCAGGAGAAAGCCGAAGTTTCCCCCGAGGCGTCGACCGAGGAGCCCGCCCCTCCGGTTCCTCCAACAAACTCCTGCCCTGATTTGGCTGAAGACCCGCCACAGGCGACCAGTTTAAACTCCTCCGACGTTCCCGAAAAGGAGATCCCAAACGCCGCCGACGATCCCTCGCAGACGCCGGCCGAGGTTTGTCCGCCGACGTCGGAGCCCACGCCAGAACCCACGCCAGAACCCCAGACCGAAGAGGCCAACCCGCTGCCCGTGCCTTCCAAACCCCGAAAACCTAGAAACCATAAACAGTCCAAGAAGAAGAAGTCCGCTCAAAAGCAGAAGGCGGATGTTTTGCCCGATACCACAGTAGACGTGGCGCCCGACGAGGCGCCTGTCGCGCCCCCTGAAGCCGTCGACTTCATTAACACGGAAGTGTTAACACCCGTCCAGGTGCAAGATGTCCAGCCTTTGGTGGAAGAGGTCTGTCGGCtcgaggaaaaggagagagcagAGCCGGAACCGGAGCCCAAACAGCACCCGGTTTTAGTAGAAGAGGTAGAAGAGAGCCCGACGCCACCAACGGTGAAGGAGGAACCAGACATGCAGTCTATAGACAGCCAGCAGCTGGGAGGCAGCCAGGAGACGGCGGACCCCCCGACGATGGACGGTCAGCAGCCGCCGGAGAGCCAGGCGGCGGAAAGTCAAACGCACGAGCCGCCGTCGTCCAAGAAATCGTCCAAAAAGCTCAAAAAGAAACGCAAAAACTTAATCGGCCAGCATCAGAAACACAGGCACCGCGGCAGGGACGGGAAGTTCGCCCCGCTCAAATCCCCCGAGGGCCAGCGTGCTTTTGAGGCGGACGCCGACGGCCCCCCGCTGCTGGCCGCTCCGCCTCCGCCCCGGAGCGCCGCGCTCGTCGGCGTGCAGAAGAAGTACAAGAAGAAGCACGCGGGCCTGCCCTTCGCCGGCGCCAAAAAGTCCAAATCCCAGTCTAAACTCATATCCAAGCTGATCGACATGGGGATGGAGAAAGGCGGCCTGAAGCAGGAAGAGGCCGACACGCCCGTGGACTCGGAGCCGCCGGACGTCGCTCAGGCTCAGCCGTGCAAGTCCAAGTTTGTGAAAAACATCAAGCACTTCATCATGCCCGTCGTAAGTGCAAGGTCGTCCCGGGTGATCAAGACGCCGCAGAGGTTCATGGACGACGCGGGGATGTCGGTGCTGCCTCGCAGGCACTCCCCCAAGAAGGGCCTGCAGCTGGGCCTGAACATCCGCCCGGGGAAGAGGCGAGACGACGGGCCGGAGAGGCCGCTGTCGCCCATCTTCCCCAGCGACGAGGAGGATATTCTGAGTGAGGCGCAGCTGGACGTGGATCTGTTTTCAGCCCAGGACCTGGAGGACAGCATCGATCTGGCCGACAGCCTGTTTTTCGACTGCAAGAGCGAGAAGAGCGAGAAGAAGAAGCCACCTCTCAAGAACTCCGGCTTCAAGTGGAATCTTCCCGAGGATTCGTGCGAGGAGCTCTTCGCACTGGACGAAACCCCCGAGCGCAAATGCGAGGATCTGTTTTCAGCGGCCCCGGCGGATAAGCTCCCGGAACCGCCGGCGGACCTCGCGGAGGTCCTGAAAAAGAAGAGCCCCCCCAAATTGAACAAGCAGGCGGCTCACCTGAAGATCTATCAGAGACTAAAGAAGCCCGCCCTGGGGCTGCCTAAAAGCAAAGTCTCACAGGAGCTGGAGCCCGCCAGCAAACCTGCGCTGCCCCCGGTGGATCTGGCTGAGGGACTGGACGACGAGGTCATGAGCATCAGCCTGAGACAGCGGGACACGAGCgtggagaaggagaaggagaagtCCAAGATCAAGATCGAAGACCTGGACAGTCCCGGGGTGGTGAGGAAGGTTTCCGTCTGCGTCCGGGCGCCTAATTCCAATTCTCTCGTGCTGAAAGAATGCGAAGAGGAAGTGTCTGTGGCAGTAAAAGACACCGCCCTGCGGGACTCAG GAGTGTTTGCAGGAGAGCGGTCGCTGGTGCAGAAGTCGGGTCCAGGGGAAGCCGTTGCTCATGGGCACGTAGAGAAGGCGGCGCCACAAAGGGCACGCCTCACCAgcgcaaataaaaaaatgctgaatctCCTCAGGAAAGCGAAGGTTCAACTCATTAAAATCGACCAGCAGAAACAGCTCAAGTCCTCTGGG CTGTTATCTGGCCCAGCTGGTTCCAGATCTCAAGATATCGCCTCAAAGAGACACAGGAGGAAGCAGAGGGCGCAGGTTCCTCGTCCTCAGGTTCCCGTCAAGACCGAGCCGCTTCAAGGACAA CCGCAGCTCATCTCCCCGCTGTGCCAGGAGTTTCGTCGTGCTGGGGGTCCGCGCATCAAGCACGTGTGTCGCGCCGCCTCCGTGGTGCTGGGCCAGCCCCGGGCCATGGTACCCGACGACATCCCCCGACTGAGTGCCTTGCCGCTGCATGAGAGATCCGGCATTTCGCCGTCAGCCGTCGCTAAAG ATGTCGGGTCTCCGTCAGAATCAGACAGTCAGAGCCTGTCGGACCCAAAGGCAACAAAGTCAAAGAAGCCATCCAGTTTCGCGAAGAAGAAAGGGCTCGGTCCGTTCGGGTACCGCTCTCGAAGGTGTGGCATCTGCAAAGGCTGCAACCACGAGGAGGACTGCGGGAGGTGCATAAACTGCCTGGACAAGCCTAAGTTTGGTGGTCCCAATACCAAGCGACAGTGTTGTGT GTACAAGAGATGTGATCAGATCGAGGAGAGGAAAGCACGCAGACTTAGCGGCAGAGCGGCTCCCAAAA GTTCGTCTAAGCGGAGGCGGTCGTCGCTCAGCGGGGGGTACTCGAGCAACGAAGAAGGGAACGAGGTTGGCGGCGACTCGCCATCTGGTCCCAACACAGACGGCCACAGCCCGTCGGTGAGGAAGCAGCCGAAGCGCGTCGTCAAGCCCCGCGTCTACTTCGACCTGGTGGATTACGACTCGGATCTCGACGACAAAGCTTTCTCTAGCTCTGCCTCCCCGGCGAGGAGGAGGGGCACCGGACCGCGCTTCAACCAAG ACTTTGTGTCCCTGGACGGGTTCTTCGAAGACTTTTCAGACGATGAAGTCAGACACCGTAAATCCAGTTCACACCGGGTACCGCAGGGTCGACGGAAAGCTGAGAAG GCTCTTTCATCTCAGGTTCCCATGGAGCAGACTCCTCCCAGCGTCCTGGCTGCCCTCGCTCATGGATTTGAGCAGCGGGAAGTCGAGTCTTCTAAACCAACTCACAAAATCAGGGTGGATTTTAAG GAGGACTGCACCTTGGACAACGTCTGGAACATGGGCGGTCTAAGTATCCTGACCTCCGCGCCCGTCATGCCGCCCTATGTTTGCTTCCTCTGCGCCAGCAAAGGACAACACGAG aTGTTGTACTGCCAAGTATGCTGTGAACCCTTCCACCAGTTTTGCCTTGAGCCCGCGGATCGGCCCTCGGAGGAGAATAAGGAAAACTGGTGCTGCCGACGCTGCAAGTTCTGTCACGTGTGCGGCGGGAAGAACAAGATGTCCAAG CCTTTATTGGAGTGTGAGCGATGCCAGAACTGTTATCATGCTTCCTGCTTGGGGCCCAACTATCCcaagcaaaacaagaaaaggaaAGCCTGG gtttGTACAACATGCATCCGGTGCAAAAGCTGCGGCGTGACCCCGGGGAAGACATGGGATACAGACTGGAACCACGACAAAGGCCTTTGTCCAGATTGTTCAAGCCTCTTTGACCAGG gtaaTTACTGTCCAATCTGCTTCAAGTGTTATGAAGACAATGACTACGACAGTCAGATGATGCAGTGCGGCTCATGTAACCACTGGGTGCACGCCAAGTGTGAGGATCTGACAG ATGAGCTGTATGAGATCCTGTCCAGCCTCCCTGAAAGCGTGGTGTATTCGTGCCGGCCGTGCAGCGTCACCCAGCCCAGCGCCTGGAGGGAGCTGCTGTACATAGAGCTCAGGGCCGGAGTGGAGAAGGTGTTGGCTTGCCTGCTCTCCTCCACCCTCACCCAGCACCTTGTTACATGCTCACAG TGCGAAAGGTCCATTGACCCCGACGGTGGAGCTGAAAACCAGCCGGCCTGTGACCTCCGAGCTGTTGGCAAAAAGTTCGACAAGGGCCTGTACACCACGCTG aaaatgttccaTGAAGACGTGGTTCAGGTGATACGAAAAAGGCTCGAACAAGAAGACCACCTCCCGGAGGAGCAGAGACCCACGGCCCTGGCCCGCTCTTACTACCTAAAG ctCCTTGAAGAGGTTTTTAACTGGTTTAACAGCCAAGACCCAGAGTTGTGGAACCTTTCTACCAAAGACTTGCCACC AGGGATGTTGTCGACTGCCGTTCATCCTCCCACGACGGAACACGTTTACGCCCAGTGGCAGGAGAGGATGTCGTCCCGGCCGCCGCTAGGCCTCCTTCAGGACGACAACGAACCACAGAGCTTGGACATAAAAGAGGAAGAGGCCGCTTCTCCGATGTCGGGGGACTCAATGGGCCGAAACCATTTCAAGAATAGCCGCATGGCCAAACTCAAAG GGAAACGAGGCCGGCTTTCAAAAGCTGATTTGGACACTGGGTGGTCTAAAGAGGACGAAAGGCAGTGCTCCTTGTGCCAGAAATACGGCGACCTCAAACCTAAC GAAGCTGGCCGGCTGCTCTACCTCGGCCAGAATGAGTGGGCCCATGTCAACTGCTGCTTATGGTCTGCTGAGGTCTTTGAGGAAGATAATGGCTCTCTGCTGCACGTACACAGCGCTGTGACAAGGGGGCGATTGATG CGATGCGAGCGCTGTAATCAGACTGGTGCCACCGTGGGCTGCTGTCTGACATCGTGTCAGAGCAACTACCATTTCATGTGTGCGCGCTCGCGGCAGTGCGTGTTCCAGGATGACAAAAAGGTCTATTGTCACAAACACAGACATCTCATCAGTGGCAGG ATGATAACGGGTCAGGAGTTTGAAGTAAACCGGAGAGTTTATGTGGACTTTGAGGGGATCAGCCTTCGCAGAAAGTTCCTGACTGGACTGGAGCCCGAACTGATCAATGTGATGATCG gtTCCCTGCAGATTGACAAGTTGGGGATGCTGTCTGAACTTTCCGCCAGCAAAGGCAAACTGTTTCCTGTCGGTTTTCA GTGCTCCCGGTGGTACTGGAGCACACTGAACCCGCTGCGTCGGTGCAGATACACCTGTAAGGTCCGGGAGGTGCGACCCGTCGTCCCAGAGAAGCCTGTGGAGGAAATGCCCGACCAGGGAGACAATCACACTATTGCTCACAGCCCGCGTCGGCTACCTG AATCTGCTGCCCAGGAGGCGGAGGAAACAGATGCCCACCCCCCTGCAGACGAATCCTTTCATCCAGGTCTTCCCACAAAGTCTGATCACAGCACGAAGCCAAAAATACCCAGTCACCCCCTTCATAGGAGACCAGCTGGAGGTCTGTCCCGTCCTCTGCCATGCCCGG gTGTAGTCCAGACAAAACCCCACCACATCCTGACCATAAGTGACCTGGAAGAGACCCGAAGAGCTCGCCGCCACAGCCCGCACTCACAGACGCCAGGCCTGCGCAGTCGCATGTCCCCTCCTCCCGTGGCTCCCCTAACCGGACCCATTACCCTCCGCGCTGGCAAGTCTCCTCACCCCACCTCCCCTCTGTTTCCGCTCGGCGTTTCCGACGCCCTCATGAATCCGTCCCGCTCAGTCGGCGGCAGGAACGCCTCCTCGGTCCGCGCCGCGTCGTTCTTCCCCCAGTCCCACTGGCAGGACGGCACCGCCTCCATGCAGCAGCTGCCGAGAAACCGCCTGTCGTTTGACATCAGCGGCCCGGACTCGGTCGAGGTGCCGCACAACTTCTTAGCGTCGCCGGAGCCTGAAGACGTGTCTCCGGCGAACGGCGCGTCGCCCCACGGAGACGTGGGCAAGCACGACGACCAGTTCCCCTACGGTTCCTTTCACAGAGACTCCGGCTTGAGTCTGGGCGAGGAGATGCGGACAGAGCTGGAGATCGAGGAGACGCTTCTGAACGAAGGGGTGGCTATGAACTGCGGGGGGCAGATAGTGGTGGAGGGAGACGATGCGGCGCAGTTCTGGGGAAGAAccaaagaagtgcataagagGAAAGCCCTCGTTGCAAACCTTCCACGTTGTGCCGCCTCAGCAAAGGAAGACCTGGGAAGCACCTCCTCGGACGATGACATGGAGCACTATTTAAACTTCTCCCGGACCGTGGTCAGCTGCCCACTCCCCAAAGATCGGTCCAagtctccttcctcctcttcggGCCGGCCCTTGGCTCAGCTGGACGGGATAGACGACGGCACGGAGAGCGACGCCAGCGTAGCGGCGACTGACGACGCTCAGAAAGTCGATGGGCCCGGTAAGAACCAGATACAAAGAAAAGACCTTCACATTAAACGTCCTGAAATGACCAACAGCACGAGATTCGCCGGTCTCTCGTTTGAAACGGAGCCTTCAGCCGCGAGAGACATTACAACTGAGGGTCCCGCCCGACGTCCACCGATATCCTGTGATGCCACAAGCACTCCTCTGATAGATCAGGAATCTGTACTTCCTTCTCCGATTGTCGAGTCTCTTCCTAGCTTACTCACTAAGGTGCCTGAGACGTCCTATTCGGAGGAGCTCTTATCCGGGTCCAGCTTAGGCTTCGCCTCCGACGCGCCGCTCGTTCTTGAGAGATGTTTCACAGAGCTGCTTCCTGTTTTACAAGGGACTGAAAACCAAGAGGCTGACACCTGTACAGGCGTGACCACCGAGTCTGACGGTCCCAGCTTCACGCCTTCAGCCGACGGTCCGGCGGTTTTGATGAACCACATCGCGTCTAATCTGATGGACCCAGCCGACAACAACCAGAGCTCCATGCTGGGCCTTCTCCAGCCCTCCCCCTTCTCGTCTGCCGACGTACAAAACCCGCCGCAGTGTCTCGTAGACGCCCTTGAGGTGTATTCGTGTTTACCGGGTTTCAGTCATCCTCCCCTGACCAGTATTACACTTCAGCCAGTGCCGACGGCTCAAGAGTCCCACGGCTTCCCGTGCGTCGAGCCGCCATCGGCTAAACTGACAAGCCTCACTCCCGTAGAAGACGTTAGCCAAACGCAGCTAAACGAGCGTCAGAACGACCCGGCCTTACCGGCTGCCTTAGGGACGGCTTCCCCGGCTGAAACCTGCGCGGCTCTCTTCTCCGCTCAAACACAGCCGTTCGGCTCTGTGACCACCGTTGCTTCCTCTGCCTCCCTGTCGACTCTTCCCGGGCTGCTGGCGCAGTGCTCAGCCGCGGCTCCGTCGGCGCTGCAGCCCACCTCCGCGCCCGTGGTCCTGAACGGCTACAGCTCCGCCTCCGTGCAGAAGGAAGCCACGTCCAGTCACACCATCTCCATCAACTTCTCCACTCCAAGGCCAGCCATCGAGCCCCACCAGCACGTGTTGCCCCAGGCGTTGCCCGGTCACGCCATCCTCACGGTGAAGGAGGTAGGGGGTCCGAATGTCGACCCCACCCCTCATGTGCTGCTGGTGAACCGCCTCGGGCAGATCTTCGTGAAGAACCCCGAGAGCAACACCTTCCAGCTGCCCACTCCCAACTCCCCATCCTACAACTGCGTCACCCAGATCGCCAGCCTTTTGCAGAGCAACACGCTTTCGGCCACTCTGGCCGCGGCGGGCAACATGACCGCCCCGCCGCCCGCCGGCAACGCGGCGCCGGCTCCCGCTTCCGTCACGCCGGCGGCCCAGAGCCCGGCTACCGTCACGCAGCTGCTCGCCCACAACAGCAACGGTGCCGTGGCCTCGGCGAATTCGAAGAAGTCGCGGAAAAACCCGAAAACGTCGAAAGACGAGACGGTCGCAGAGCTGAAGaaaccaaagaagaagaaggagtcCAGTTCATCCAGGAAATCCAAGTCCTCCAAGGCTGCCGGACAGCCTGCCTTATCCGCTGAGAACCTCCCGATGACTCCCGCCGAGAGCGCCCAGGCCATCATCAATCAAGCGATGGCGAGTAACTACACCCCCAAATGGAGCGGGCTCCGGACAATGAGTCCGTCCTCCCTGGTTTTACCCCCGGGCCTTCTAATTGAGCCCGAGTCTCCGGTGTCCCCACGTTCGCCTTCACCGCCAGCggtgccgccgccgccgcctcctcctccagcaCCTCGCCCTCGCTCCCACGTCCGCATGAAGAGAGTGTCTTCGCTCTCGGACCGCATCGTCACAAAGAAGTGTAAAGTTGACTTCCTACCACCAGAGGGCATcagcgaggaggaggagccgCGCAAGCCGGCTTTTCCAACGGCGTCCAGCAGGGCGTCAGGAGTTCGCATCAAAACGCCGACAGTGAAGGGGGTCCTAAACCTGGACGAGTTGAAGGATGAGCGTCTCAGTGACTCTGATGACTCGGG ATCTGACCCTTGGAGCTTCCTGTCTCCGGGTGAACCAGGAAAGCAGCAGCCAAAGGAAGCTGTGGGTCATGTCAACCTGACAGACTGGAAGAAATACACAG GATCTGCTTCCACCTCGGATGATGAAGCAACTCCGTCCGACGACAATGAAGGATGTCCAGCCAACAAAGACCAGCCGCATCTGAGGTTTGAGATCACCAGCGACGACGGTTTCAGCGTGGAGGCCGACAGCGTTGAGG TGGCCTGGAAAGCCGTGGTTGATGGCGTGCAGGAGGCGCGAGCGATCACGAGGCTCAGGCCTCTGACTTTTCAGAAAGTAACAGGCGCCCGTATGCTGGGACTGATCCACGACGCCGTGGTGTTTCTGCTGGAGCAGCTCGAAGGAGCCCACCGCTGTCAGCGGCATACTTTCCGTTTCTTCAAGCAGTTCAGCCAGGAAGACGACCTGCCTGTGAATCCCACTGGCTGTGCCCGCTCCGAGCTCTACGTTAG GAAGTCTACGTTTGATATCTTCAACTTCCTGGCTTCGCAGCACAGACAGCTTCCAGACATTGGACCATATGATGATGAGGAAGATGAAGTTCTTCTGAAATCCACAAG ACGGGCTACCAGTTTGGAGCTGCCCATGGCCATGCGATTCAGACACCTGGAGAGGACGTCCAAGGAGGCGGTTGGCGTCTACAG GTCTGCGATTCATGGACGGGGTCTGTTTTGCAAGAGGAACATTGAAGCCGGAGAGATGGTCATCGAGTACGCCGGCATCGTTATTCGCTCGGTGCTCACCGACAAAAGAGAGAAGTACTATGATGGGAAG ggtATCGGCTGCTACATGTTTCGTATCGACGACTTCGACGTGGTGGACGCGACGATGCACGGCAACGCGGCCAGGTTCATCAACCACTCCTGCGAACCCAACTGCTACTCGCGCGTGATCAACGTGGAAGGCCGGAAGCACATCGTCATCTTCGCGCTTAGGAAAATCTACCGGGGCGAGGAACTCACCTACGACTACAAGTTCCCCATCGAGGACGCCAGCAACAAGCTCAACTGTAACTGTGGGGCCCGGAGATGCCGCCGCTTCCTCAACTGA